Genomic segment of bacterium:
CTCAGGAAATGCGTCCTTAGTTCAGTTGGTAGAACGTTGGTCTCCAAAGCCGAATGTCGTGGGTTCGAGTCCTACAGGGCGCGATTTATAAAAAACCTCTCAGCAGAGGATAACGATAAAAGGAATGATGACATGAGCACAGCCGGCAAAAAAAATTTAACAGAACCAGGCTTTAAAGAAAGTGTTTCTAACTATTTTAAAGGTGTGAAAGTTGAATGGGGCAAAATAACTTGGCCGGACAGAAGACAGGTAATTGTTGAAACTATTGTTGTTTTACTGGTTGTTTTCTTTTTTGTAGCTCTTGTTTCTTGTTACGATTGGGTTTTTGGGTTTTTATTGAAGTTATTAATTCCTGTAAAAACATAATTAATGGGTAAGATGATGAATCAAAGTGAATTTAAAAAAAGATGGTACATAGTTCATACGTATTCAGGACACGAAAATAAGGTCAAAGTTAACCTTGAAAAACGTGTTGAATATATGAACCTAGGGCATAAAATTTTTCGTGTTGAAGTCCCCCAAAAAGCAGTAACCGTAGTAAAAAGCGGGAAACGAACAGAAAAAGAAGAAAAAATCTTTCCGGGCTATGTTCTTGTAGAAATGATAATGGACGATGATAGCTGGTATGTTGTAAGACACACTCCGGGCGTAACAAAATTTGTCGGAGCCGAGAAAAAACCAATACCCGCCCGTGATGCTGAAATTAAAAGAATTATTTACAAGGCTGAAACTCTGCCTAAGAAAGTTGAACTTGATATTCAGGTCGGCGAATCAGTCCTTATTATTAGCGGGCCGTTTGCTGATTTCTCAGGAATAATTACAGAAGTTTATCCTGATAAAGAAAAAATCAGAGCGAATATTTCGATTTTTGGCAGGGAAACCCCTGTTGAACTCGAATACAATCAAATTCAAAAGCAAGGTTAATAAACTTGTCGTGTTAGGGCTAAAGCTCCTCCCGGCAATGACAGTAAGATAAAGGAAATTAAAAATGGCAAAGAAGGTATTAGGTAAAATAAAACTGCAAATTCAAGGCGGAAAAGCTAACCCATCACCACCGATAGGTCCTGCTCTCGGTCAACACGGCGTTAATATTATGGAATTTTGTAAACAGTACAATGCTCAAACGGCTGATCAAGTCGGAAACATTATTCCTGTTGAAATTACAGTTTATGAAGACAGATCTTTCAGTTTTATTCTTAAAACTCCTCCAACAGCAGAATTAATAAAAAAAGCTGCAAACGCTGCTAAAGGTTCTGCGGTTTCCAATAAAACAAAAGTTGGAAAAATTACCAGAGCTCAAGTTGCAGAAATTGCAAAAATTAAAATGCCTGATTTAAATGCTACAACAGCAAAATCAGCAGAAGAAATGGTAGCCGGTACCGCAAGAAGTATGGGCGTAACCGTTATAGACTAGTATAACTTAATCGTGGAAGGATGAAAATCCGTTAGCACCACAAAGGAGCAAAAAATGGGAAAAATCACAAAAAGACAACAAAAAATCTTAGAACTTCTCGAAGAAAGAGAACAGCCATGTACAGGTGCAGCTGCTATTGAAACCCTTCAGAATATTTCTAAAGAAGTTTCAA
This window contains:
- the rplK gene encoding 50S ribosomal protein L11 — protein: MAKKVLGKIKLQIQGGKANPSPPIGPALGQHGVNIMEFCKQYNAQTADQVGNIIPVEITVYEDRSFSFILKTPPTAELIKKAANAAKGSAVSNKTKVGKITRAQVAEIAKIKMPDLNATTAKSAEEMVAGTARSMGVTVID
- the secE gene encoding preprotein translocase subunit SecE, producing MSTAGKKNLTEPGFKESVSNYFKGVKVEWGKITWPDRRQVIVETIVVLLVVFFFVALVSCYDWVFGFLLKLLIPVKT
- the nusG gene encoding transcription termination/antitermination protein NusG — protein: MMNQSEFKKRWYIVHTYSGHENKVKVNLEKRVEYMNLGHKIFRVEVPQKAVTVVKSGKRTEKEEKIFPGYVLVEMIMDDDSWYVVRHTPGVTKFVGAEKKPIPARDAEIKRIIYKAETLPKKVELDIQVGESVLIISGPFADFSGIITEVYPDKEKIRANISIFGRETPVELEYNQIQKQG